A stretch of the Bradyrhizobium arachidis genome encodes the following:
- a CDS encoding GntP family permease, with the protein MGFLGILVGLGLLVLFAFRGWSVLLLAPTAALVAALFSGEPLLANWTQVFMTSAAGFLAQFFPIFLLGAVFGKLMDDSGAVSSVAAFIARCLGKHRVMAAVVLAGALVTYGGVSLFVAFFVIVPMAQSLFRAASIPRRLIPAAIVLGTSTFTMSAMPGTPSIQNAIPMPFFGTTPFAAPGLGIIASIIMLGIGLWWLQRAEAAARRAGEGFGEAPHDAAEHAVVDELLRERATTAREFDPAEIRHGQLSKGPAPALNAILPLIVVVAVNLVMSLVVLPRLDLAFLGEERWGGTSISKVAGVWSVTVALAAAIATAILCNHRRLPALRQTMDAGANASVLPVLSVASLVGFGAVIASLPSFATVRDWVLSIGGGPLVSLAVATNILAALTGSASGGLTIALDALAQTYMEIASRTGVDPALMHRVAVIGSGSLDLLPHNGAVVSLLSICGLSHRESYMGIVMVGVVSSLLALAAVIVLSGVLGSF; encoded by the coding sequence ATGGGATTCCTTGGCATTCTCGTAGGACTCGGCCTGCTTGTTCTGTTCGCTTTCCGCGGCTGGAGTGTTCTGTTGCTGGCGCCGACTGCCGCGCTGGTTGCGGCGCTGTTCAGTGGAGAGCCGCTGTTGGCCAACTGGACGCAGGTCTTTATGACCAGCGCCGCCGGATTCTTGGCGCAGTTTTTTCCAATTTTCCTGCTCGGCGCTGTCTTCGGCAAGTTAATGGACGATAGTGGCGCGGTCTCGTCCGTGGCCGCCTTTATCGCCCGATGCCTGGGCAAGCACCGCGTAATGGCGGCGGTCGTGCTGGCGGGCGCGCTGGTCACCTATGGCGGCGTGAGCTTGTTCGTGGCGTTTTTTGTCATCGTCCCCATGGCGCAATCGCTGTTCCGTGCGGCGTCGATTCCCCGCCGCTTGATACCTGCTGCGATCGTTCTGGGTACATCGACCTTCACCATGTCGGCCATGCCTGGGACTCCATCCATACAGAATGCGATCCCAATGCCGTTTTTCGGCACAACGCCGTTCGCAGCGCCCGGGCTCGGTATCATTGCATCCATCATCATGCTGGGCATAGGATTGTGGTGGCTTCAAAGGGCAGAGGCAGCGGCAAGGCGGGCCGGCGAGGGATTTGGTGAGGCGCCGCACGACGCGGCTGAACACGCCGTGGTCGATGAACTATTGCGCGAACGCGCCACAACGGCTCGCGAATTCGATCCCGCCGAGATTCGGCATGGACAGCTTAGCAAGGGCCCGGCGCCAGCCCTCAATGCCATCCTGCCGCTGATCGTCGTCGTGGCCGTCAATCTCGTGATGTCGCTCGTCGTGCTGCCGCGGCTTGATCTCGCGTTCCTGGGGGAGGAACGCTGGGGCGGCACATCGATTTCGAAGGTGGCCGGTGTGTGGTCGGTAACGGTCGCGCTCGCTGCGGCGATCGCGACAGCCATCCTGTGCAATCATAGGCGGCTGCCGGCGTTACGGCAGACCATGGACGCCGGCGCCAACGCATCGGTCCTGCCGGTGCTAAGTGTCGCAAGCCTCGTCGGCTTTGGTGCGGTGATCGCCTCTCTGCCCTCCTTCGCGACGGTGCGAGACTGGGTGCTTTCGATTGGAGGCGGTCCGCTGGTGTCGCTCGCTGTTGCCACCAATATACTAGCCGCTTTGACCGGTTCAGCCTCCGGCGGCTTGACCATCGCGCTCGATGCGCTCGCTCAGACCTATATGGAAATCGCTTCGCGGACAGGCGTGGACCCTGCTCTCATGCATCGCGTTGCGGTGATTGGCTCGGGCTCGCTCGACCTCCTGCCGCATAATGGGGCGGTGGTGAGCCTGCTCTCGATCTGCGGATTGTCGCACCGCGAGAGTTATATGGGAATCGTCATGGTCGGCGTCGTCAGTTCGCTCTTGGCGCTGGCTGCCGTGATCGTTCTCAGCGGCGTCTTGGGATCGTTTTGA
- a CDS encoding sensor histidine kinase — protein MSLEEYARPDDAIWICRPRQPTESPSMRLRTCLNDQASTAWLCDKIDASIHEALREIRAFAYLLHPQNLTVDGLKATIERYSRGFGARTSLHVTTRFSSDIDRLSRDKEHSVLRVIQEALTNVFRHAKATEERIAVASNGCHFQLTVSDNGQGFPPDRARSGRRP, from the coding sequence GTGTCCCTTGAAGAGTATGCTCGACCGGATGATGCGATTTGGATTTGCAGACCTCGTCAGCCAACTGAATCTCCTTCGATGCGCCTGCGCACCTGCCTGAACGACCAGGCCAGTACGGCGTGGCTATGTGACAAGATCGATGCCTCGATCCACGAAGCGCTGCGCGAGATCCGAGCGTTTGCTTATCTGCTGCACCCGCAGAATCTGACCGTCGATGGTCTGAAGGCGACGATCGAACGCTATTCGCGGGGATTTGGCGCGCGGACATCCCTGCACGTCACGACCAGGTTTTCGTCGGATATCGATCGCTTGTCGCGTGACAAGGAGCACTCGGTGCTCCGGGTCATCCAGGAGGCTCTCACGAACGTCTTTCGTCATGCGAAGGCGACGGAGGAGAGAATCGCCGTCGCCTCGAACGGCTGCCATTTTCAACTGACGGTCAGCGACAACGGGCAGGGCTTTCCGCCTGACCGTGCGAGATCCGGACGAAGGCCGTGA
- a CDS encoding outer membrane protein: protein MRKVLLGMVIIALTAPATAADLAPRPYTKAPSAVIPIYDWAGFYVGLNGGGGSAHQCWDVVNAGGVVIAPPLAMGCQNATGGTVGGQIGYRWQIANSVFGLEAQGNWANFKGSNANLAFAGVQDETKLDAFGLMTGQVGYAWNNVLVYVKGGAAVVRDKYRVYDFATGLTLNNGSETRWGGAVGAGLEFGFASNWSVGVEYDHLFLGHRDVDFFSTGIVGVPVGAFAGTARIGQDVDIGMVRVNYRWGAPVAATY, encoded by the coding sequence ATGAGAAAAGTCCTGCTGGGCATGGTCATCATTGCTCTGACCGCTCCTGCCACTGCCGCTGATCTAGCCCCACGGCCCTACACCAAAGCGCCCTCTGCCGTCATTCCGATCTACGATTGGGCTGGCTTCTACGTCGGCCTCAATGGCGGCGGCGGCTCGGCCCATCAGTGCTGGGACGTGGTCAATGCCGGCGGTGTCGTCATCGCTCCGCCCCTCGCAATGGGGTGCCAGAATGCGACCGGAGGGACCGTCGGCGGTCAGATCGGCTACCGCTGGCAGATAGCGAACTCGGTGTTCGGCCTGGAGGCGCAGGGCAACTGGGCCAATTTCAAGGGCTCCAACGCGAATCTCGCTTTCGCAGGCGTCCAAGACGAAACCAAACTCGATGCATTCGGCCTGATGACGGGCCAAGTTGGCTACGCTTGGAATAATGTGCTTGTCTATGTAAAAGGCGGCGCTGCGGTTGTCCGGGACAAATACCGTGTCTACGATTTTGCGACCGGGCTCACCCTCAACAACGGTAGCGAAACCCGCTGGGGCGGAGCGGTCGGTGCGGGCCTTGAATTTGGCTTCGCTTCGAACTGGTCTGTCGGCGTGGAGTACGATCACTTGTTCCTGGGCCATCGGGACGTGGACTTCTTTTCAACCGGAATAGTGGGTGTTCCGGTGGGTGCTTTTGCAGGAACGGCCCGTATTGGTCAGGACGTCGACATCGGTATGGTCCGCGTGAACTATCGCTGGGGTGCCCCTGTTGCCGCGACATATTGA
- a CDS encoding response regulator transcription factor produces MKSIVIADDHEVVRSGLRAIVETRSNWIVSGEATNGEQAVALALETRPDTVIVDYSMPLMNGLEVSRRLKALHVRTEVLILTMHENEELLTEAILVGVRGFLFKSDARNHLISAIEALLDGRPYFTGLLLEKLLHDYQLNKQNKSAMLLTSREQSVVQLIAEGHTNRSISTILKLSVKTVETHRASAIRKLGMSSTAELVRYAIRKRLVAP; encoded by the coding sequence GTGAAGAGCATCGTGATTGCGGATGATCATGAAGTCGTGCGCTCCGGGTTGCGGGCGATTGTCGAAACCCGCTCCAACTGGATCGTCAGCGGAGAGGCCACCAATGGCGAGCAGGCGGTCGCATTGGCGTTGGAGACGCGGCCCGATACCGTGATCGTCGACTATTCGATGCCGCTCATGAACGGACTGGAGGTCAGCCGTCGTCTGAAGGCGCTGCATGTGCGCACGGAAGTGCTGATCCTGACGATGCACGAGAATGAGGAGCTGCTGACCGAAGCCATCCTGGTGGGAGTCCGCGGGTTCCTGTTCAAGTCGGATGCCAGGAACCACCTGATTTCCGCCATCGAGGCGCTGCTCGACGGTAGGCCTTACTTCACCGGCCTGCTGCTGGAGAAGCTACTCCACGACTATCAGCTCAACAAGCAGAACAAGTCGGCCATGCTGCTCACGTCGCGCGAGCAGAGCGTGGTTCAGCTCATTGCCGAAGGACATACCAACAGGTCCATCAGCACCATCCTGAAGCTGAGCGTGAAGACGGTCGAGACGCATCGCGCATCGGCGATACGCAAGCTCGGGATGTCGTCGACGGCTGAGCTGGTTCGCTATGCCATTCGCAAGCGACTGGTTGCCCCGTGA
- a CDS encoding response regulator transcription factor codes for MKRFLIADDHEAVRSGLRAVLEQRADWEVVAEANDGSKAVAAAIANQPHVAIVDFSMPRMTGVEVARRIREYPLQTEVLIFTVHNSCLLAQEAFQAGARAFLLKSDANKLLLAAVEALLAHKPFCTRSCQNELDRGLIPGTDNRQALTPREQLVVKLVAEGYSNKGISSMLDLSVKTTEAHRSAAMRKLDVNSTAGLVRYAVRAGLIEV; via the coding sequence ATGAAACGGTTTCTGATCGCGGACGATCACGAGGCAGTGCGATCGGGCCTGCGGGCCGTGCTTGAACAACGGGCGGATTGGGAGGTGGTCGCCGAAGCGAATGACGGCAGCAAGGCCGTTGCCGCTGCAATCGCCAACCAACCTCACGTCGCCATCGTCGATTTTTCCATGCCACGCATGACCGGGGTGGAAGTCGCAAGGCGGATCAGGGAATACCCGCTCCAGACCGAAGTGCTGATCTTCACGGTTCACAATTCCTGCCTGCTCGCGCAGGAGGCGTTCCAGGCAGGTGCGCGCGCCTTCCTGCTGAAGTCCGACGCCAACAAGCTGCTGCTGGCGGCGGTCGAGGCGCTTCTGGCGCACAAGCCGTTCTGTACCAGAAGCTGTCAGAACGAACTGGATCGCGGGCTGATCCCCGGCACGGACAACAGGCAGGCGCTCACCCCGCGGGAACAGCTCGTCGTCAAGCTGGTTGCGGAGGGCTATAGCAACAAGGGCATCAGCTCCATGCTGGACCTCAGCGTCAAGACGACGGAAGCGCACCGGTCGGCCGCGATGCGCAAACTCGACGTGAACTCGACAGCCGGACTGGTCCGCTACGCGGTGCGGGCGGGGCTGATCGAGGTATGA